A genomic region of Venturia canescens isolate UGA chromosome 9, ASM1945775v1, whole genome shotgun sequence contains the following coding sequences:
- the LOC122416630 gene encoding zinc finger protein 558-like, which translates to MGTAGRELFERGGGGGGGCGGGGGGGGGGGAVVENRETEQCRICASDVDAEERIDIFAEESRRKYLQSKIRKYLYILVSSEDKLSKMVCPTCAKRLEGVHRFATMAYRTQERLRLRFDEERRPDETGEPPNEIDVDNDGKNKKQHFFENNDDKEVLQKDRGLLHSILTKGGIEIVTDKETTITSADTGSGLSEVDASRDDTQSSTSYMEEMEVRVDPMVFLECDLEGGDSSDYTDESDEEKLKREEASFKINSFDEETDTTLGNHKKVRPIKKNKNTSEGQGKSIESDEDIGNASLKPYECTICVRSFVSQIGLQNHLWSHLPRERRHTGESKPVLRSQHGFSTNGILQANSTDNASSTGNFVCPICSKRISTKGNLKVHLETHRPKGKYGCDICGRIFKTQSNLFRHKEYHGGIQFPCNVCGRVYPTNSTLRAHSITHSDLRPHACPLCDKTFKRNQDLKFHINQHTGARPYQCPYCPKAFASSGNCFSHRKRMHPREVHRDRQRAADLMR; encoded by the exons atggGCACCGCCGGACGGGAGCTTTTTGAACGTggcggtggcggcggcggcggctgCGGCGGTGGCGGTGGTGGCGGAGGTGGCGGTGGTGCTGTCGTTGAGAATCGCGAAACTGAACAATGCAGAATATGTGCTAGTGATGTCGATGCTGAAGAGAGAATTGACATTTTCGCCGAGGAGTCGAGAAGAAAATACCTACaatcgaaaattcggaaatacCTTTACATTCTC GTATCGAGCGAGGACAAGCTTTCGAAAATGGTATGTCCTACTTGTGCGAAACGACTCGAGGGGGTACACAGGTTCGCGACAATGGCTTACAGAACTCAAGAGAGACTGAGGTTACGGTTCGACGAGGAGAGGAGGCCCGACGAGACGGGGGAGCCTCCtaacgaaatcgacgtcgataACGATGGAAAGAATAAgaagcaacattttttcgaaaataacgaTGATAAAGAGGTGCTGCAAAAAGATCGGGGACTTTTGCACTCGATATTGACCAag GGCGGCATAGAAATAGTTACGGACAAAGAAACTACGATAACATCGGCGGATACTGGCTCGGGCTTATCGGAGGTCGATGCTAGCAGAGACGACACTCAATCATCGACATCTTACATGGAAGAAATGGAGGTCAGAGTGGATCCAATGGTATTTTTAGAGTGCGATTTGGAGGGCGGCGACTCGTCCGATTATACCGACGAATCGGACGAGGAGAAGTTGAAACGAGAGGAAGCCTCGTTCAAGATCAATTCGTTCGACGAGGAAAC CGATACCACACTTGGAAATCATAAAAAGGTTCGtccgataaaaaagaataaaaacacgTCGGAGGGACAAGGGAAAAGCATCGAAAGCGACGAGGACATTGGAAACGCGAGTTTAAAACCTTACGAATGTACAATTTGTGTTCGATCCTTCGTTTCGCAAATAGGATTGCAAAATCATTTGTGGTCGCATTTGCCTCGAGAGAGACGTCACACCGGGGAGAGTAAACCCGTGCTCCGATCGCAACACGGATTCTCGACGAACGGAATTTTACAGGCCAATAGCACCGACAACGCCTCCTCGACCGGCAACTTTGTCTGTCCGATATGCAGCAAGAGAATATCGACGAaaggaaatttgaaagttcattTGGAAACTCATAGGCCTAAAGGAAAATACGGATGCGACATTTGCGGACGAAT TTTCAAAACGCAGTCGAATCTCTTTCGTCACAAGGAATATCACGGCGGGATACAATTCCCGTGCAACGTATGCGGTCGGGTTTATCCGACCAATTCAACACTCCGCGCCCACAGCATAACGCACTCGGATTTACGCCCGCACGCTTGTCCCCTGTGCGACAAAACATTCAAGAGAAATCaagatttgaaatttcacatAAATCAACACACGGGTGCCCGGCCCTATCAGTGCCCTTACTGTCCGAAGGCGTTCGCAAGCTCGGGCAACTGCTTTTCTCACCGCAAGAGAATGCATCCACGGGAGGTGCACCGAGATCGACAGAGGGCAGCGGATTTGATGAGATGA
- the LOC122415635 gene encoding uncharacterized protein isoform X1, which produces MTNHGFVSLLYSIGDNPLELWSKYVSSEGRVRRIEDDILNGDRVIEIRGPDDSNFLTNISCPDSPIDCLNIKLPVLVVIMKNLKARFRMDFQLIDTEGIRRKFFVSTYELSNKGTMVENNTARIIVKLEEDWNNLEIDLRTWCQTIFRTEYKNLQRLIIYQNCRLRRVYLQDRHYEAHETPIELCQAFFDMYLLKWGIHNVDKNCQTSGTFISVTNDEALLVPTGSPMSEVRQSTKSLPVNQKQSNAKKNSAPKAKQCTAALKENVDNFMKNLSTARKVKISRAETARRSKTTSSVTNGEVGRKICSAKEKTEKKSKNEDSQEGQIFRKWPYKYLQLEKIDNRANRLKSFSQPNSIIGQTKFPSLERTLNRPFPKIHLPKISIEIPLPPEIEKVLEEANENLKGNISTTRSRLLATDEAVHNYLELRHVINRKMLESFQTRGLTMTEVELSIYNSKKRQNSYGQNKLLEKGRTSVEKACDVITDEQETIKKSK; this is translated from the exons ATGAc TAATCATGGCTTTGTATCACTGTTGTACAGCATCGGTGATAACCCATTGGAATTATGGTCGAAATACGTTTCCTCGGAAGGACGGGTCAGGAGAATTGAGGATGACATATTGAACGGTGATAGGGTTATAGAAATTCGTGGACCAGATGattcaaactttctcaccaacaTTTCTTGTCCAGATAGTCCTATCGATTGTCTAAATATTAAGCTTCCAGTTTTAGTCGTTATTATGAAGAATCTCAAAGCAAGATTCAGAATGGATTTTCAG TTAATAGACACCGAAGGTatacgacgaaaatttttcgtctCGACTTACGAGCTAAGCAACAAAGGTACAATGGTTGAAAACAACACAGCAAGAATAATTGTCAAATTGGAGGAAGATTGGAACAATTTGGAAATAGATTTAAGAACTTGGTGCCAAACTATTTTTCGTACAGAGTACAAAAATCTTCAACGGCTGATTATTTATCAGAATTGCCGTTTGCGAAGAGTTTATCTTCAAGATCGACATTACGAAGCTCATGAAACACCAATTGAACTTTGTCAAGCTTTCTTCGACATGTACTTATTGAAATGGGGGATTCATAATGtggataaaaattgtcaaacgaGTGGTACTTTTATCAGTGTCACGAATG atGAGGCCCTGCTCGTACCGACGGGCTCTCCGATGTCGGAAGTTCGGCAGAGCACAAAATCATTGCCAGTTAACCAAAAACAGTCAAACGCGAAGAAAAATTCGGCACCGAAGGCGAAACAATGTACCGCCGCATTGAAGGAAAACgttgataattttatgaaaaatctttccaCCGCtcgaaaagtcaagatttcaAGAGCCGAAACAGCAAGAAGAAGTAAAACCACTTCGTCGGTAACGAATGGTGAAGTGGGGAGAAAAATCTGCTCGGCCAAggaaaaaacagagaaaaaatcaaaaaacgaGGACTCGCAGGAGGgacaaatatttcgaaaatggcCGTACAAATATTtgcaacttgaaaaaattgacaatagAGCTAATAGATTGAAGAGTTTCTCGCAGCCAAATTCGATAATCGGTCAAACGAAATTTCCCAGTTTAGAAAGAACGTTGAATCGTCCTTTCCCCAAGATCCATTTGCCGAAAATATCGATCGAAATTCCGTTACCCCCGGAAATAGAAAAAGTCTTGGAGGAGGcaaacgaaaatttgaaaggcAATATTTCAACTACGAGAAGCAGACTTTTGGCGACCGACGAAGCGGTTCATAATTATCTAGAATTGCGTCACGTTATCAACCGTAAAATGTTGGAAAGTTTCCAGACTCGTGGACTCACCATGACCGAGGTCGAACTTTCTATCtacaattcgaaaaagcgTCAAAATTCTTATGGCCAGAATAAACTCCTCGAGAAGGGT
- the LOC122415635 gene encoding uncharacterized protein isoform X2 has product MTIGDNPLELWSKYVSSEGRVRRIEDDILNGDRVIEIRGPDDSNFLTNISCPDSPIDCLNIKLPVLVVIMKNLKARFRMDFQLIDTEGIRRKFFVSTYELSNKGTMVENNTARIIVKLEEDWNNLEIDLRTWCQTIFRTEYKNLQRLIIYQNCRLRRVYLQDRHYEAHETPIELCQAFFDMYLLKWGIHNVDKNCQTSGTFISVTNDEALLVPTGSPMSEVRQSTKSLPVNQKQSNAKKNSAPKAKQCTAALKENVDNFMKNLSTARKVKISRAETARRSKTTSSVTNGEVGRKICSAKEKTEKKSKNEDSQEGQIFRKWPYKYLQLEKIDNRANRLKSFSQPNSIIGQTKFPSLERTLNRPFPKIHLPKISIEIPLPPEIEKVLEEANENLKGNISTTRSRLLATDEAVHNYLELRHVINRKMLESFQTRGLTMTEVELSIYNSKKRQNSYGQNKLLEKGRTSVEKACDVITDEQETIKKSK; this is encoded by the exons ATGAc CATCGGTGATAACCCATTGGAATTATGGTCGAAATACGTTTCCTCGGAAGGACGGGTCAGGAGAATTGAGGATGACATATTGAACGGTGATAGGGTTATAGAAATTCGTGGACCAGATGattcaaactttctcaccaacaTTTCTTGTCCAGATAGTCCTATCGATTGTCTAAATATTAAGCTTCCAGTTTTAGTCGTTATTATGAAGAATCTCAAAGCAAGATTCAGAATGGATTTTCAG TTAATAGACACCGAAGGTatacgacgaaaatttttcgtctCGACTTACGAGCTAAGCAACAAAGGTACAATGGTTGAAAACAACACAGCAAGAATAATTGTCAAATTGGAGGAAGATTGGAACAATTTGGAAATAGATTTAAGAACTTGGTGCCAAACTATTTTTCGTACAGAGTACAAAAATCTTCAACGGCTGATTATTTATCAGAATTGCCGTTTGCGAAGAGTTTATCTTCAAGATCGACATTACGAAGCTCATGAAACACCAATTGAACTTTGTCAAGCTTTCTTCGACATGTACTTATTGAAATGGGGGATTCATAATGtggataaaaattgtcaaacgaGTGGTACTTTTATCAGTGTCACGAATG atGAGGCCCTGCTCGTACCGACGGGCTCTCCGATGTCGGAAGTTCGGCAGAGCACAAAATCATTGCCAGTTAACCAAAAACAGTCAAACGCGAAGAAAAATTCGGCACCGAAGGCGAAACAATGTACCGCCGCATTGAAGGAAAACgttgataattttatgaaaaatctttccaCCGCtcgaaaagtcaagatttcaAGAGCCGAAACAGCAAGAAGAAGTAAAACCACTTCGTCGGTAACGAATGGTGAAGTGGGGAGAAAAATCTGCTCGGCCAAggaaaaaacagagaaaaaatcaaaaaacgaGGACTCGCAGGAGGgacaaatatttcgaaaatggcCGTACAAATATTtgcaacttgaaaaaattgacaatagAGCTAATAGATTGAAGAGTTTCTCGCAGCCAAATTCGATAATCGGTCAAACGAAATTTCCCAGTTTAGAAAGAACGTTGAATCGTCCTTTCCCCAAGATCCATTTGCCGAAAATATCGATCGAAATTCCGTTACCCCCGGAAATAGAAAAAGTCTTGGAGGAGGcaaacgaaaatttgaaaggcAATATTTCAACTACGAGAAGCAGACTTTTGGCGACCGACGAAGCGGTTCATAATTATCTAGAATTGCGTCACGTTATCAACCGTAAAATGTTGGAAAGTTTCCAGACTCGTGGACTCACCATGACCGAGGTCGAACTTTCTATCtacaattcgaaaaagcgTCAAAATTCTTATGGCCAGAATAAACTCCTCGAGAAGGGT
- the LOC122415635 gene encoding uncharacterized protein isoform X3, which yields MKNLKARFRMDFQLIDTEGIRRKFFVSTYELSNKGTMVENNTARIIVKLEEDWNNLEIDLRTWCQTIFRTEYKNLQRLIIYQNCRLRRVYLQDRHYEAHETPIELCQAFFDMYLLKWGIHNVDKNCQTSGTFISVTNDEALLVPTGSPMSEVRQSTKSLPVNQKQSNAKKNSAPKAKQCTAALKENVDNFMKNLSTARKVKISRAETARRSKTTSSVTNGEVGRKICSAKEKTEKKSKNEDSQEGQIFRKWPYKYLQLEKIDNRANRLKSFSQPNSIIGQTKFPSLERTLNRPFPKIHLPKISIEIPLPPEIEKVLEEANENLKGNISTTRSRLLATDEAVHNYLELRHVINRKMLESFQTRGLTMTEVELSIYNSKKRQNSYGQNKLLEKGRTSVEKACDVITDEQETIKKSK from the exons ATGAAGAATCTCAAAGCAAGATTCAGAATGGATTTTCAG TTAATAGACACCGAAGGTatacgacgaaaatttttcgtctCGACTTACGAGCTAAGCAACAAAGGTACAATGGTTGAAAACAACACAGCAAGAATAATTGTCAAATTGGAGGAAGATTGGAACAATTTGGAAATAGATTTAAGAACTTGGTGCCAAACTATTTTTCGTACAGAGTACAAAAATCTTCAACGGCTGATTATTTATCAGAATTGCCGTTTGCGAAGAGTTTATCTTCAAGATCGACATTACGAAGCTCATGAAACACCAATTGAACTTTGTCAAGCTTTCTTCGACATGTACTTATTGAAATGGGGGATTCATAATGtggataaaaattgtcaaacgaGTGGTACTTTTATCAGTGTCACGAATG atGAGGCCCTGCTCGTACCGACGGGCTCTCCGATGTCGGAAGTTCGGCAGAGCACAAAATCATTGCCAGTTAACCAAAAACAGTCAAACGCGAAGAAAAATTCGGCACCGAAGGCGAAACAATGTACCGCCGCATTGAAGGAAAACgttgataattttatgaaaaatctttccaCCGCtcgaaaagtcaagatttcaAGAGCCGAAACAGCAAGAAGAAGTAAAACCACTTCGTCGGTAACGAATGGTGAAGTGGGGAGAAAAATCTGCTCGGCCAAggaaaaaacagagaaaaaatcaaaaaacgaGGACTCGCAGGAGGgacaaatatttcgaaaatggcCGTACAAATATTtgcaacttgaaaaaattgacaatagAGCTAATAGATTGAAGAGTTTCTCGCAGCCAAATTCGATAATCGGTCAAACGAAATTTCCCAGTTTAGAAAGAACGTTGAATCGTCCTTTCCCCAAGATCCATTTGCCGAAAATATCGATCGAAATTCCGTTACCCCCGGAAATAGAAAAAGTCTTGGAGGAGGcaaacgaaaatttgaaaggcAATATTTCAACTACGAGAAGCAGACTTTTGGCGACCGACGAAGCGGTTCATAATTATCTAGAATTGCGTCACGTTATCAACCGTAAAATGTTGGAAAGTTTCCAGACTCGTGGACTCACCATGACCGAGGTCGAACTTTCTATCtacaattcgaaaaagcgTCAAAATTCTTATGGCCAGAATAAACTCCTCGAGAAGGGT